A stretch of Planctomicrobium piriforme DNA encodes these proteins:
- a CDS encoding efflux RND transporter periplasmic adaptor subunit encodes MKISPVTTLILILVYFSLPGCQSHQEKVKQVVAIHPQSKDVTISQAFHAQIQAERHIPIRAPIKGVLKSVAVQKGQAVNAGEMLFEIEPVLDPAKSIANSVPVNAPFAGVIGRLETQPGSPVRPQDILTTLTDSSVMRVYFNVPEAHYLESMASLKPKDENLKIGLQLADGTTFDQPGTLEAIAGVFNPETGSIAFRADFPNPEGQLHHGQTGDVLLYQTLHDAIVIPEQAAFELRGKRYVYVVDASHMVQYREVVVQNEVDDFLVVESGVGVDDTVILTEAGNLRAGEKVEWVIQSQDSLSSKLK; translated from the coding sequence ATGAAAATCTCACCAGTCACGACCCTCATCCTGATACTCGTCTATTTCTCGCTGCCAGGTTGCCAGTCACACCAGGAGAAAGTGAAGCAAGTCGTCGCGATTCACCCGCAGTCCAAAGATGTCACAATCAGTCAAGCTTTTCACGCTCAAATTCAGGCGGAACGGCATATCCCGATTCGAGCTCCGATCAAAGGGGTGCTGAAGTCCGTCGCTGTGCAAAAAGGCCAGGCCGTTAATGCAGGTGAAATGCTGTTCGAAATCGAGCCGGTCCTCGATCCAGCGAAGAGCATTGCGAACAGCGTTCCCGTCAACGCACCGTTTGCAGGGGTTATTGGCCGATTGGAAACCCAGCCGGGCAGCCCGGTGCGACCACAGGACATTCTGACCACGTTAACGGACAGCAGCGTCATGCGGGTCTACTTCAATGTCCCCGAGGCGCATTACCTGGAGTCCATGGCCAGCTTGAAGCCGAAGGACGAGAACTTGAAGATTGGCCTTCAGTTGGCAGACGGAACAACATTCGATCAGCCGGGAACCCTGGAGGCGATTGCAGGCGTCTTTAATCCGGAAACAGGCAGCATCGCCTTCCGTGCGGACTTTCCGAATCCGGAGGGGCAACTGCATCATGGTCAGACTGGAGACGTCCTTCTCTATCAGACATTGCATGACGCCATCGTGATCCCGGAGCAAGCCGCATTCGAGCTTCGCGGCAAGCGCTACGTTTATGTAGTCGACGCCAGCCACATGGTGCAATACCGTGAAGTCGTCGTTCAGAATGAAGTCGATGACTTCCTGGTCGTCGAAAGCGGAGTGGGCGTCGATGACACGGTCATTCTCACCGAGGCAGGCAATCTTCGTGCAGGCGAAAAAGTGGAGTGGGTCATCCAGAGTCAGGATTCACTGTCTTCCAAGCTAAAATAA
- the tmpT gene encoding thiopurine S-methyltransferase, with amino-acid sequence MDANFWHDRWQKNEIPFHEKQANPLLVNYFARLQLEPGSRIFVPLCGKTLDIHWLLANGHRVVGAELSELAVQQLFQELGISPTIQPMNGLIKYSAAGIDVFVGDLFSLTKEQLGPVDAIYDRAALIALPEPVRVKYAAHLKELTASAPQLLATLEYDQSTQHGPPFSVDSNEVRRHYGESYAVTLLASQELVGGLRARCEAMEHVWLLSRV; translated from the coding sequence ATGGACGCAAACTTCTGGCATGACCGCTGGCAAAAGAACGAGATCCCCTTTCACGAGAAGCAGGCCAATCCGCTGCTCGTGAATTATTTCGCTCGGTTGCAACTCGAGCCGGGCAGCCGCATCTTTGTTCCGTTATGTGGGAAGACGCTCGACATTCACTGGCTGCTGGCAAACGGCCATCGCGTCGTCGGCGCCGAATTGAGCGAACTGGCGGTTCAGCAGTTGTTTCAGGAACTCGGGATCAGCCCCACGATCCAGCCCATGAACGGCCTGATCAAATACAGCGCGGCCGGCATCGACGTGTTTGTGGGCGATCTTTTCTCACTGACCAAAGAACAGCTCGGCCCGGTTGATGCCATTTACGACCGCGCAGCCCTCATCGCACTGCCTGAACCGGTGCGAGTGAAATATGCGGCTCATCTCAAGGAACTCACCGCGAGTGCACCGCAATTACTCGCGACACTGGAATACGACCAAAGCACCCAGCACGGCCCACCGTTTTCGGTCGACAGCAACGAAGTCCGCCGTCACTACGGCGAGAGCTATGCGGTCACGCTGCTCGCCAGCCAGGAGTTGGTCGGCGGGTTAAGAGCCAGGTGCGAGGCGATGGAGCACGTGTGGCTGCTGAGTCGAGTCTGA
- a CDS encoding ClpP family protease — MNVQRHSPVQPQNADYQRTRQMTVGDLLLENRIIFLDGPIHDGNANVIVMKLLYLQSENRHQDIHLYINSPGGSVTATLAIYDTMQFLECPVATYCVGLAASGGAVLMAGGAKGKRFILPHAKMMIHQPYGQVGGQVSDIEIQAREILETRSVLNKILAAHTGQPEERIAKDTERDRYLSPIQAKEYGLVDEIVTPKKKGSAITAEATAAAEKRK; from the coding sequence ATGAACGTTCAACGTCACTCTCCCGTTCAGCCGCAGAACGCTGATTATCAGCGGACGCGGCAGATGACTGTTGGAGATCTGCTGCTCGAAAACCGGATCATCTTCCTCGATGGTCCGATTCATGACGGGAACGCCAATGTGATTGTCATGAAGCTGCTGTACCTGCAGTCTGAAAACCGGCATCAGGACATTCACCTTTACATCAATTCACCCGGCGGCTCCGTCACCGCGACGTTGGCCATCTACGACACCATGCAGTTCCTGGAATGCCCTGTCGCGACCTATTGCGTGGGGCTGGCGGCCAGCGGCGGTGCGGTGCTCATGGCAGGCGGCGCCAAAGGCAAGCGGTTCATTCTTCCCCACGCCAAAATGATGATTCACCAGCCCTACGGGCAGGTGGGCGGACAGGTGTCCGACATCGAAATTCAGGCCCGGGAAATCCTCGAAACCCGTTCGGTGCTCAACAAAATTCTCGCTGCCCACACTGGTCAGCCGGAAGAGCGGATCGCCAAAGACACCGAACGCGACCGCTATCTGTCGCCCATTCAAGCCAAGGAGTACGGCCTGGTCGATGAAATCGTGACCCCCAAGAAGAAGGGGTCAGCGATCACCGCCGAAGCGACGGCTGCCGCGGAAAAACGCAAATAA
- a CDS encoding DUF2971 domain-containing protein — MGDTILEILNSQQRGNGLVYHYCSLSALVGILQTQELRMSSLYWMDDPGEMFWLAKIIRKEIQTLPHLDRHVKEFVQFLEQDDLPNIYCCSFSRHSDLLSQWFRYADEGYGFSIGFDRNLFDLGPHACGGNTAFWTDMDYSKSQQTAQAQRFVVALKNSDGGAISEMLRRMYLTLATAYKNPLFREERETRLVYRGVPTSGFDFFYRRGRDLVPYIKFPFPKEAIRQIRFGPRNKNRRNRDGVRALLQKHLYEVDQIRLTASRIPHR; from the coding sequence GTGGGCGATACAATTCTCGAAATACTGAACTCGCAGCAGCGTGGCAACGGACTGGTCTATCACTACTGCAGCCTTTCAGCTCTCGTCGGCATTTTGCAAACACAAGAGCTCCGGATGTCGAGCCTTTACTGGATGGATGACCCCGGGGAAATGTTTTGGCTTGCGAAAATCATCCGTAAGGAAATTCAGACTCTCCCGCACCTTGATCGACATGTGAAGGAATTTGTTCAGTTCCTCGAACAGGATGATCTGCCAAATATCTATTGCTGTTCCTTTTCACGTCACTCCGACTTGCTGAGCCAGTGGTTTCGTTATGCCGATGAGGGCTACGGGTTTTCTATCGGCTTTGATCGCAACCTGTTCGACCTCGGACCGCACGCTTGTGGCGGCAACACTGCTTTCTGGACTGACATGGATTACAGCAAAAGTCAGCAGACCGCTCAGGCCCAAAGATTCGTCGTTGCTCTTAAGAACAGTGACGGCGGAGCCATTTCCGAGATGTTGAGGAGAATGTATTTAACGCTTGCCACGGCTTACAAAAATCCGTTGTTTCGGGAGGAACGCGAAACTCGTCTTGTTTATAGAGGTGTTCCAACTTCGGGATTCGACTTCTTCTACCGGCGGGGACGGGATCTGGTTCCCTACATCAAATTCCCATTTCCCAAAGAGGCGATTCGTCAGATCCGTTTTGGTCCAAGAAACAAGAACCGGCGAAATCGCGATGGTGTCCGAGCATTGCTTCAGAAACATCTGTATGAAGTCGATCAGATCCGGCTGACTGCCTCCCGTATTCCGCATCGTTGA
- a CDS encoding efflux RND transporter periplasmic adaptor subunit, with translation MKFSPILTVTLALTALAFPGCSKHKEEHHVEQHKIVATTPQSQNVTLTQQYVCQIHSQRHIQIRALERGYLEAIPIKEGQAVKAGDSLFTLVPVLYQTRLDAENAEARLAQLEYNYTKKLFDDKVVSQNEVLLLEAKLKKAQAKAQQAAAELAFANIKAPYDGIIDRLQCQQGSLVEEGEILTTLSDNSLMWVYFNVPERPYLEFMAHRDRMKDLKVELQLANGSKFDQIGKIGAIEADFNNETGNIPFRADFSNPERLLRHGQTGTILISRTLENAIVIPQRATFEVLDKRYVYVVDKDNIAHQREISIQNELEDVFVVKNGLGVEDKIVLEGIRQVRDGDKVECEDRKPEDVVAQLKNHAE, from the coding sequence ATGAAATTCTCCCCGATCCTCACTGTGACGCTGGCGCTGACGGCCCTGGCCTTTCCCGGCTGCAGCAAGCACAAGGAAGAACATCACGTCGAGCAGCACAAGATTGTGGCCACCACTCCGCAGTCGCAAAATGTCACACTGACCCAGCAGTATGTCTGCCAGATCCACTCGCAACGGCACATTCAGATTCGCGCGCTCGAGCGAGGGTATCTCGAAGCGATCCCGATTAAAGAAGGCCAGGCTGTCAAGGCCGGCGATTCATTGTTCACGCTGGTCCCGGTCCTCTATCAGACACGACTAGATGCCGAGAATGCGGAAGCCCGACTCGCGCAGCTGGAATACAACTACACCAAGAAACTGTTCGATGACAAAGTGGTGTCCCAGAACGAAGTGCTGCTGCTGGAAGCGAAACTGAAGAAGGCCCAGGCGAAAGCACAACAGGCGGCCGCGGAGCTCGCCTTCGCGAATATCAAAGCCCCCTATGACGGCATCATCGATCGCCTGCAATGTCAGCAGGGAAGCCTGGTCGAAGAGGGTGAAATTCTCACGACCTTGTCCGACAACAGCCTGATGTGGGTCTACTTCAATGTCCCCGAGCGCCCCTACCTGGAGTTCATGGCCCATCGGGACCGCATGAAAGATCTGAAGGTCGAGCTGCAGTTGGCGAACGGCAGCAAGTTCGATCAGATTGGAAAAATTGGTGCGATCGAAGCCGACTTCAACAACGAGACCGGAAACATTCCCTTCCGCGCCGATTTTTCGAACCCGGAGCGACTGCTGCGTCACGGCCAGACGGGGACAATCCTCATCAGCCGCACCCTGGAAAACGCCATCGTCATTCCCCAACGCGCCACGTTTGAAGTTCTCGACAAGCGATACGTTTACGTCGTCGACAAGGACAACATCGCGCATCAGCGTGAGATCAGCATCCAGAATGAACTGGAAGACGTGTTCGTCGTGAAAAACGGATTAGGCGTCGAAGACAAAATTGTCCTCGAAGGAATTCGACAGGTCCGGGACGGCGACAAAGTGGAATGCGAAGACCGGAAGCCGGAAGATGTGGTTGCACAGTTGAAAAACCACGCGGAGTAG
- a CDS encoding HD domain-containing protein: protein MFETIPTLDAILDAHAADLGEDDLAYRNHAYRVANICAMLSPNPPENIEKIAIAAAFHDLGIWTDKTFDYLQPSIRLVTAHLDRLGKSEWATEICEMILQHHKLSPYRGNSQWLVEPFRRADWMDVSCGLLNFGLSRNFLRELFVKWSSAGFHRRLVSLEMKHLLSHPWNPVPMMKW, encoded by the coding sequence TTGTTCGAAACAATCCCCACGTTAGACGCAATCCTGGATGCACATGCCGCGGACCTGGGCGAGGACGATCTTGCCTATCGAAACCACGCGTATCGTGTCGCCAACATCTGCGCAATGCTCTCTCCAAATCCGCCAGAGAACATCGAAAAGATCGCGATTGCAGCCGCATTTCATGATCTGGGAATTTGGACCGACAAGACTTTTGATTACCTCCAGCCATCGATTCGCCTGGTCACCGCGCATCTGGATCGCCTGGGAAAAAGCGAATGGGCGACGGAGATCTGCGAGATGATCCTGCAACACCATAAGTTGTCACCGTACCGTGGCAATTCGCAATGGTTAGTTGAGCCGTTCCGGCGTGCGGACTGGATGGATGTCTCGTGCGGTCTTCTCAATTTTGGATTGTCACGAAACTTCTTGCGCGAGCTTTTTGTGAAGTGGTCAAGCGCAGGCTTTCATAGACGGCTCGTGAGTTTAGAAATGAAGCATCTACTATCCCACCCATGGAATCCTGTGCCCATGATGAAGTGGTGA
- a CDS encoding TolC family protein: protein MVLFPRSSKTLLKNRPIATAIACGVLLVLESCGIPKLRGPEPARELPVNFKGETEVSMETSAQLGIEEFFNDQKLTFLIYHGLSGNQELKILGEQIQIANNEVLRRRGSYLPFVGFGARSGLEKPSLYTPLGAVDDQLFTPRGNNFPTPLPNFMIAADVSWQVDIWRQLRNSRDAAVLRYLATTDGRNYVVTRLVAEIAENYYTLMALDKRLENLDRTIVLQERSLEIAKANKEGARGTELPVQRFQAEVRKNQSEKLIINQEILEVENRINFLAGRFPQPVSRVSDQFFELQLHALSLGLPSQLLQNRPDIRQAEHELAAAGLDVKVARAEFYPKLNIYAGVGYEAFNAKYIFMTPDSLIYNVVGDLTAPVLNKAAIKAEFKNANAEQLQRLYEYQRTILEAFTEVFNRVSKVENYSKSIEIKKQQLQALEDSVDAATKLFNATRIEYLDVLYAQRDLMDARMVLIETKKEQLGAIVNTYQALGGGLAPPEFLDWNLVPPEPVLPTPGYPTDAVMICPTTDMMITPPHAVEQAVPTPAPPAAVPPATDGPALVPPSPANGGDVKPATDTPAPVQQ, encoded by the coding sequence ATGGTCCTCTTTCCGAGATCTTCGAAAACGCTGCTGAAAAATCGCCCCATTGCGACAGCGATCGCCTGCGGCGTCCTGCTGGTTCTGGAGTCGTGCGGGATCCCCAAGCTCCGTGGTCCGGAACCAGCCCGCGAGCTGCCGGTCAACTTCAAAGGGGAGACCGAGGTCAGCATGGAGACCTCGGCCCAGCTCGGGATCGAAGAGTTCTTCAACGATCAGAAGCTCACCTTCCTGATCTATCACGGGCTCAGCGGAAACCAGGAACTGAAAATCCTGGGCGAACAGATCCAGATCGCTAACAACGAAGTGCTGAGACGACGCGGATCTTATCTTCCGTTCGTCGGCTTCGGCGCTCGATCGGGGTTGGAAAAGCCCAGTCTGTACACGCCGCTCGGCGCCGTCGATGACCAGCTTTTCACTCCTCGCGGAAACAACTTTCCGACTCCCCTGCCCAACTTCATGATCGCCGCCGACGTCTCCTGGCAGGTGGATATCTGGAGACAGTTGCGAAATTCGCGAGACGCGGCAGTCCTTCGCTACCTCGCTACCACGGATGGACGGAATTACGTCGTGACCCGCCTGGTCGCCGAGATTGCAGAGAACTATTACACGCTGATGGCTCTTGACAAGCGGCTGGAGAACCTCGACCGCACGATCGTCCTGCAGGAACGCAGCCTCGAAATCGCCAAGGCCAACAAGGAAGGGGCTCGCGGCACAGAGTTGCCTGTCCAGCGTTTCCAGGCGGAAGTCCGCAAGAACCAGAGCGAGAAGCTGATCATCAATCAGGAGATTCTGGAAGTCGAGAACCGCATCAACTTCCTCGCGGGGCGTTTTCCCCAGCCTGTCAGCCGTGTTTCAGACCAGTTCTTCGAACTGCAGTTGCACGCCCTCAGCCTGGGATTGCCTTCCCAGCTTTTGCAGAATCGTCCCGACATTCGCCAAGCCGAACACGAACTCGCCGCGGCTGGCCTTGACGTCAAAGTCGCGAGGGCCGAGTTCTACCCCAAGTTGAATATCTATGCCGGCGTGGGCTACGAAGCCTTCAACGCCAAGTATATCTTCATGACTCCGGATTCGTTGATCTACAACGTCGTCGGAGACTTGACGGCCCCCGTGCTGAACAAAGCGGCCATCAAGGCAGAATTCAAGAACGCGAACGCCGAGCAGTTGCAGCGTCTCTACGAATACCAGCGCACGATTCTGGAAGCCTTCACCGAAGTCTTCAACCGCGTTTCGAAGGTGGAGAACTACAGCAAGAGTATCGAGATCAAGAAGCAGCAATTACAGGCTCTCGAAGATTCGGTCGATGCGGCCACGAAGCTGTTCAATGCGACTCGAATCGAATACCTGGACGTCCTCTATGCCCAGCGCGACCTGATGGACGCCCGCATGGTTCTCATCGAAACCAAAAAAGAGCAACTGGGCGCGATCGTGAATACCTATCAGGCACTCGGCGGCGGCCTGGCGCCCCCCGAATTCCTCGACTGGAATCTGGTACCGCCTGAACCGGTCTTGCCGACGCCCGGCTACCCAACCGATGCGGTGATGATCTGCCCGACAACGGACATGATGATCACTCCTCCGCATGCCGTCGAACAGGCAGTGCCCACGCCTGCCCCGCCTGCTGCTGTCCCGCCTGCGACAGACGGCCCCGCATTGGTTCCGCCCTCGCCAGCCAACGGCGGTGATGTGAAGCCGGCGACCGACACTCCTGCTCCAGTTCAACAGTAA
- the clpP gene encoding ATP-dependent Clp endopeptidase proteolytic subunit ClpP, with protein MSTLVPFVVEKSGREERAMDIYSRLLKDRIIFLGSQVNDQVANLLVAQLLYLQFEDPKSDIHMYINSPGGSVTAGLAIYDTMQYITCDVATYCIGQAASMGAMLLTAGTAGKRFSLPSSRIMIHQPLAGMEGTAQDLEIHAKEVIKMKRKLNEMLLKHTGQTLEQIEKDTDRDNFMSAEEARAYGLVDKVLERLPHPPAG; from the coding sequence ATGTCTACTCTCGTTCCGTTTGTTGTCGAAAAGTCCGGTCGCGAAGAACGCGCCATGGACATTTACAGCCGGTTGCTCAAAGACCGGATCATCTTCCTGGGGTCTCAGGTCAACGATCAGGTGGCGAACCTGCTCGTCGCCCAGTTGCTCTATCTGCAGTTCGAAGATCCCAAGTCAGACATCCATATGTACATCAACTCGCCGGGCGGGTCGGTGACAGCTGGTCTGGCGATATATGACACAATGCAGTACATCACCTGCGACGTGGCGACCTACTGCATCGGCCAGGCGGCCAGCATGGGTGCGATGCTGCTGACAGCCGGAACGGCCGGCAAGCGGTTTTCGCTCCCCAGCAGCCGAATCATGATTCACCAGCCGCTGGCCGGCATGGAAGGCACCGCCCAGGATCTGGAGATCCACGCCAAAGAAGTCATCAAAATGAAGCGCAAGCTGAACGAAATGCTGCTCAAGCATACCGGTCAGACGCTCGAACAGATTGAGAAAGACACCGACCGCGACAACTTCATGTCGGCCGAGGAAGCCCGGGCATACGGCCTGGTCGATAAAGTCCTCGAACGGCTTCCGCATCCCCCCGCCGGCTGA
- a CDS encoding efflux RND transporter permease subunit, which produces MFSQFLRRPALAIVISIIILFLGGLSIKTLPISQFPSVAPPSVVVTVAYPGASANVLVDSVLVILEQAINGVPDMRYMASAATSAGEATIQIVFEPGTDPNVAVLNVQNRIQTVKNRLPPLVEREGIIVMQAMTSMLMYVNIYGTDPSLDQNFLYNYAFVDLLPEIKRVRGIGSAIILGSRQYAMRVWLDLDRMRAYNINSDDVMKAIGEQSMIGSPGRLGQATGKTSQTIEYVLTWVGRYNKPEQYENIILRANEKGEILRLKDVATVEMSASYYNIYSDIDGHPSAAIVLKQLPGTNAAVVIEEVKEKLKEIKEKSFPPGVDFEVSYDVSSFLDASIEQVLHTLLEAFVLVSLVVYLFLGDWRSTLIPTLAVPVSLIGTFFFLQMFGLSINLITLFALVLAIGVVVDDAIVVVEAVHAKMHEKHLSPYLATKEVIHEISGAIVAITLVMTAVFVPVTFMTGPVGTFYRQFGITMATSIVLSGVVALTLTPVLCAMILKPHTGAPKKRGPLGYLLHLFDRAVEKVTGGYAALLRPIVTRWMFTLLIIGGFAFGIYVVNNHLPPGFIPLEDQGMIYGIIQTPPGSTIEYTNAKSQQLQEIAKRIDGVHSVSSLAGYEVLTEGRGSNAGTCLINLKPWHERKMTSKQIIAELEKEGREMSNVKLEFFEPPAVPGFGAAGGVSFRVLDQTNTMDYLRLGEVTDKFMAELSKRKEVRGVFTFFASNYPQYEIVIDNDVAMQKGVSIAKAMDNLSIVVGSTWEQGFILYNQFYKVFVQAKPEFRRFPEDFGNMFVKNDKGEMVPYSAFMTLKKRQGLNEINRYNLYPSAAIQCDAAPGYSTGEAIQAIKEVGAAVLPRGYSLGWEGLAYDEANKGNLAIFIFLIVVVFVYLVLVGQYESFILPLAVILSLPVGIFGSFLFLQAMGLANDVYCQIGLVMLVGLLGKNAILIVEFAVQRRHEGASIKEAAIEGGKLRFRPILMTSFAFIAGLIPLVRATGPGAIGNRTIGTTAVGGMLLGTLIGVLVIPGLYYMFAVLTEKGGKFIQDETDEPLSESIEHHSVPTASHS; this is translated from the coding sequence ATGTTCTCACAATTTCTCCGCCGCCCTGCGCTGGCGATCGTCATTTCGATCATCATTCTGTTTTTGGGCGGGCTGTCGATCAAGACGCTCCCCATCTCCCAGTTTCCATCCGTCGCCCCGCCCAGCGTGGTGGTGACGGTGGCCTATCCAGGGGCCAGTGCGAACGTGCTGGTCGACTCGGTGCTGGTCATTCTGGAACAGGCCATCAACGGCGTGCCGGACATGCGGTACATGGCGTCTGCCGCGACCAGCGCCGGCGAGGCCACGATTCAGATCGTGTTCGAGCCGGGCACCGATCCCAACGTCGCGGTGTTGAATGTGCAAAACCGCATTCAGACCGTGAAGAACCGCCTTCCTCCCCTCGTCGAGCGGGAAGGGATCATCGTCATGCAGGCCATGACCAGCATGTTGATGTATGTGAACATCTACGGCACCGATCCCAGTCTCGACCAGAACTTTCTCTATAACTACGCCTTCGTCGATCTCCTGCCGGAAATCAAACGGGTTCGCGGGATCGGCAGCGCGATCATTCTCGGGAGCCGGCAGTACGCCATGCGCGTGTGGCTCGATCTTGACCGTATGCGGGCCTACAACATCAACTCCGATGACGTCATGAAGGCGATCGGAGAACAAAGCATGATCGGGTCGCCGGGACGGCTCGGTCAGGCCACCGGCAAGACATCGCAGACCATCGAATATGTGCTCACCTGGGTCGGGCGTTACAACAAACCGGAGCAGTATGAAAACATCATTCTGAGGGCGAATGAAAAAGGCGAGATTCTTCGTCTGAAGGATGTGGCCACGGTAGAGATGAGCGCGTCGTACTACAACATTTACTCGGACATCGACGGCCATCCTTCCGCCGCCATCGTGCTCAAGCAGCTCCCCGGCACGAACGCTGCCGTCGTGATTGAAGAGGTCAAAGAGAAGCTTAAAGAAATCAAGGAAAAGTCGTTTCCTCCCGGCGTCGATTTTGAAGTCAGCTATGACGTGTCCAGCTTTCTGGACGCCTCTATCGAGCAGGTGCTGCACACCCTGCTGGAAGCCTTCGTGCTGGTGTCTCTGGTGGTCTATCTGTTCCTCGGCGACTGGCGTTCCACGCTGATTCCGACTCTGGCAGTTCCCGTCTCGCTGATCGGAACCTTCTTTTTCCTGCAGATGTTCGGACTCTCGATCAACTTGATCACGCTCTTTGCACTGGTGCTGGCGATCGGAGTGGTGGTGGACGATGCCATCGTCGTGGTCGAGGCAGTGCATGCCAAAATGCATGAGAAGCACCTTTCGCCTTATCTGGCGACGAAAGAAGTCATTCACGAGATCAGCGGCGCCATTGTCGCCATTACGCTCGTGATGACGGCGGTGTTCGTGCCAGTGACCTTCATGACAGGACCTGTCGGGACGTTCTATCGCCAGTTCGGAATCACAATGGCCACGTCCATCGTCCTCTCCGGGGTCGTGGCCCTGACGCTGACTCCTGTGCTGTGTGCGATGATTCTCAAGCCGCACACAGGAGCCCCGAAAAAGCGTGGTCCGCTCGGCTATCTGCTGCATCTCTTTGACCGCGCCGTGGAGAAGGTCACCGGCGGTTATGCGGCATTGCTGCGTCCCATCGTCACGCGCTGGATGTTCACCCTGCTCATCATCGGCGGCTTCGCCTTCGGCATTTATGTGGTGAATAATCATCTCCCGCCCGGCTTCATTCCGCTGGAAGACCAGGGAATGATTTACGGGATCATCCAGACGCCTCCCGGCTCGACAATCGAATACACCAATGCCAAGTCACAGCAACTGCAGGAAATCGCCAAGCGTATCGATGGCGTCCACTCTGTTTCCTCACTGGCCGGCTACGAAGTTCTTACGGAAGGCCGCGGCTCGAACGCGGGAACCTGTCTGATCAATTTGAAACCCTGGCATGAACGAAAGATGACCTCCAAGCAGATCATCGCGGAACTTGAGAAAGAGGGCCGCGAGATGTCCAACGTGAAGCTCGAGTTCTTTGAACCCCCTGCGGTGCCGGGGTTCGGAGCTGCCGGCGGCGTGTCGTTCCGTGTTCTGGATCAGACCAACACAATGGATTACCTGAGGCTCGGAGAGGTGACCGACAAGTTCATGGCTGAGTTGTCCAAACGCAAGGAAGTGCGCGGCGTCTTCACCTTCTTCGCCAGCAATTACCCACAGTATGAAATCGTCATCGACAACGATGTGGCCATGCAGAAAGGGGTCTCGATCGCCAAAGCGATGGACAACCTCTCCATCGTCGTCGGCAGTACCTGGGAGCAAGGCTTCATCCTTTACAACCAGTTCTACAAGGTGTTTGTGCAGGCTAAACCCGAGTTTCGGCGGTTTCCGGAGGATTTTGGAAACATGTTCGTCAAGAACGACAAAGGAGAAATGGTCCCCTACTCCGCGTTCATGACGCTTAAAAAGCGACAGGGCTTGAACGAGATCAATCGCTACAACCTGTATCCCTCGGCCGCCATTCAGTGTGACGCAGCGCCGGGCTACAGCACGGGTGAAGCCATCCAGGCGATCAAGGAGGTCGGCGCTGCAGTGCTGCCTCGCGGATACTCGCTGGGCTGGGAAGGGCTCGCGTACGATGAAGCGAACAAGGGGAATCTGGCGATCTTCATCTTCCTGATCGTCGTCGTCTTCGTGTATCTGGTGCTGGTCGGACAATACGAAAGCTTCATCCTTCCCCTGGCGGTGATCCTGTCATTGCCAGTCGGAATCTTCGGATCCTTCCTGTTCCTGCAGGCGATGGGACTGGCGAACGACGTTTACTGCCAGATTGGTCTAGTCATGCTGGTCGGCCTGCTGGGCAAGAACGCGATCCTGATCGTCGAATTCGCAGTTCAACGACGCCACGAAGGCGCGAGTATCAAGGAAGCCGCGATCGAAGGGGGCAAGCTGCGATTCCGGCCGATTCTGATGACTTCTTTTGCCTTCATCGCCGGACTGATTCCATTGGTTCGAGCCACTGGGCCTGGAGCGATCGGAAATCGCACGATCGGCACGACGGCCGTCGGCGGAATGTTGCTGGGCACCCTGATCGGCGTTCTGGTCATTCCCGGGCTCTATTACATGTTCGCCGTGCTGACCGAAAAGGGCGGCAAGTTTATCCAGGACGAAACGGATGAACCTTTAAGCGAGAGCATCGAACATCACTCTGTGCCAACTGCGAGTCATTCATAG